The Streptomyces achromogenes DNA segment TGGGCTGACCCACACCCGGGCGGCTCGAAAACCCGCCCCGAGACCAACCCCCAGGGGCGCGGGGAACCGCGCGACAAGCCCCACCGGACCCGCGCTCACCCCACTCAGGCGGACCCTCGAGGGGCGCGGGGAACCGCGCGCCAGGCCCCCACCGACCCGCACCCGGCACACAACAATGGCCCCCGCGGCGGTGGCCGTCAGTGGCCGTTCTGCGCCAACCGCAGGAGATGGTCGGCGAGCGCCTGCCCCCCGGTGGCCTCCCGGCTGATCAGCAGCAGCGTGTCGTCCCCGGCGATGGTCCCCAGGATGTCGTGCAGCTCGGCCTGGTCGATCGCCGAGGCGAGGAACTGCGCGGCCCCCGGAGGGGTCCGCAGGACCACGAGGTTGGCGGACGCCTCCGCGGAGATCAGCAGCTCCTGCGACAGCCGCCGCATCCGCTCCTCCTTCGCCGACTCCCCGAGCGGCGCCCGGGGGGTGCGGAAGCCTCCCTCGCTGGGCACCGCGTAGATCAGGTCGCCGTCGGTGTTGCGGATCTTCACCGCGTTCAGCTCGTCGAGGTCCCGGGAGAGCGTCGCCTGGGTGACGCTCAGCCCGTCGTCCGACAGCAGCTTCGCCAGCTGGCTCTGCGAGCGCACCGCCTGCCGGTTGAGGATGTCCACGATCCGGCGGTGACGCGCGGTGCGGGTCTGCGGCACGGCGGGCCCGTTGACCCCCGGGTGCTCATGGTCCTGCGCCTGACTCATCGTCGTCTCATTCTCCGGATCGGTCCCCGTTCACTGCGTCGAGGATGCCGGGCAGCGCCCCGAGGAACGCCTCCGCCTCGTCGTCGCCGAGGTTCAGCGGCGGCATCAGTCGGATGACGTCGGGGGCGGGCACGTTCACCAGGAACCCGGCCTCCTGAGCCGCCTGGCGCACCTGGGGCGCGAGGGGCTCGGTGAGCACGATACCCAGGAGGAGGCCGGCGCCCCGGACATAATCGATCAACGGGTGGCCGACGGCCTCGATTCCGTCCCGCAACCTCTCGCCCTGCCGCTTGACGTTCTCCAGCAACCCCTCGTTCTCGATCGTCTCGAGGACGGCGAGGCCGGCGGCGCAGGCGACCGGGTTGCCTCCGAAGGTGGTCCCGTGCTGGCCCGGCTGCAGCAGGTCCGCGGCCCGCCCGAAGGCTACCGTCGCGCCCAGCGGCAGTCCGCCGCCGAGCCCCTTCGCCAGCGTGACGACATCCGGCAGGACGCCCTCGTGGGCCTGGTACTCGAACCACTGCCCGGTCCGGCCGACGCCGGTCTGCACCTCGTCGAGGACCAGCAGCGCGCCGGTCGCGGCGGTGATGGCGCGGGCGGCCTTCAGATACCCGGCGGGCGGCACGACGACGCCCAGCTCGCCCTGGATCGGCTCGAGGACGACGAGCGCCGTCTCCTCGGTGACGGCGGCGGCCAGTGCCTGGGCGTCGCCGAACGGCACGTGGGTGACGTCGCCGGGCAGCGGCAGGAACGGTTCCCGCTTGCCCTGCTGGCCGGTGAGCGCGAGCGCGCCCATGGTCCGGCCGTGGAAGGCGCCCTCGGTGGCGACGACACGGGTCCGCCCGGTCAGCCGGCCGATCTTGAAGGCGGCCTCGTTCGCCTCGGCGCCCGAGTTGCAGAAGAAGACCCTGCCGTCCCGGCCGAAGTGCCGCAGCAGCCGTTCGGCGAGCGCGACGGTCGGCTCGGCCATGAAGAAGTTGGAGATGTGGCCGAGGGAGCCGATCTGCCGGCTCACGGCCTCGACGACGGCCGGGTGGGCGTGGCCGAGGGCGTTGACCGCGATGCCGCCGACGAAGTCGAGGTACTCCTTGCCGTCGGCGTCCCAGACCCGGCTGCCCTCGCCGCGCGCCAGGGGCAGCAGCGGGGTGCCGTAGTTGTTCATGAACGCGCTCTGCCACCGCGCGGTCAGTTCCTGGTTGGCGTCGCTCACGGCTCCCCCTGTCCGTCCGGCACGACCATCGTGCCGATCCCTTCGTCGGTGAAGATCTCCAGCAGGATCGAGTGCTGGACCCGCCCGTCGATGACGCGGGCGGTGTTCACGCCGCCCCGCACGGCGTGCAGACAGCCCTCCATCTTCGGAACCATGCCGGAGCTCAACTCCGGCAGCAGCTTCTCCAGTTGGGAGGCGGTGAGGCGGCTGATCACCTCGTCGCTGTCGGGCCAGTCCTCGTAGAGGCCCTCGACGTCCGTGAGGACCATGAGGGTTTCGGCGCCCAGAGCAGCAGCGAGTGCCGCAGCCGCCGTATCAGCATTGACGTTGTAGACATGTCCGTCGTCCTGGCTCCTGGCGATCGACGAGACGACCGGGATGCGGCCGTCGGCGAGCAGGGCCTCGATGGCGCCCGTGTCGATCGCGGTGATCTCGCCGACCCGCCCGATGTCGACCGACTCGCCGTCGATCTGCGGCTGGTGCTTGGTGGCGGTGATGGTGTGCGCGTCCTCGCCGGTCAGACCGACGGCAAGCGGGCCGTGCTGGTTGAGCAGGCCGACCAGCTCGCGCTGGACCTGCCCGGCGAGCACCATCCGTACGACGTCCATCGCCTCTTCGGTGGTGACGCGCAGGCCGGCCTTGAACTCGCTGACGATGCCGTGCCGGTCGAGGGCGGCGCTGATCTGCGGGCCGCCGCCGTGCACGACGACCGGCCTGATGCCGGCGTGGTGCAGGAAGACGACGTCCTGGGCGAAGGCGGCCTTCAGGTCCTCGTCGATCATGGCGTTGCCGCCGAACTTGATGACGACGGTCTTGCCGTTGTGGCGGACCAGCCAGGGCAGCGCCTCGATGAGGATCTGGGCCTTGGGGAGCGCGGTGTGCTTGCGGGTCGTGTTGCTCATGAGGAGTACGCGCTGTTCTCGTGGACGTAGTCGGCGGTCAGGTCGTTGGTCCAGATGACGGCCGACTCCGAGCCGGCGGCCAGGTCGGCGACGATGTGCACCTCGCGGTAGCGCATGTCGACCAGGTCGCGGTCCTCGCCGACGCCGCCGTTCCGGCAGACCCAGACGCCGTTGATGGCGACGTTGAGCCGGTCCGGTTCGAAGGCGGCCTTCGTGGTGCCGATCGCGGAGAGCACCCGGCCCCAGTTGGGGTCCTCTCCGTGGACGGCGCACTTGAGGAGGTTGTTGCGGGCGATCGAGCGGCCCACCTCGACGGCGTCGTCCTCGCTGGCGGCCCCCACGACCTCGACCTTGATGTCCTTGCTGGCGCCCTCGGCGTCCCGGATGAGCTGCTGGCCGAGGTCGTCGCACACGGTGCGCACGGCCGCGGCGAACTCCTCGTACGGCGGGCTGACGTCGGAGGCTCCTGAGGCCAGCAGCAGCACGGTGTCGTTGGTGGACATGCAGCCGTCGGAGTCGACCCGGTCGAAGGTGACCCGGGTGGCGTCGCGCAGCGCCTTGTCCAGGGTCGCGCTGTCGAGGTCGGCGTCGGTGGTGAGGACGACCAGCATGGTGGCGAGGCCGGGGGCGAGCATGCCGGCGCCCTTGGCCATGCCTCCGACGGTCCAGCCGTCGCCCCGGGCCACGGACGTCTTGTGGACGGTGTCCGTCGTCTTGATGGCGATGGCGGCCTTCTCGCCGCCGTCCTCGGAGAGCCGGCCCGCGGCGGTCTCGATCCCCGGCAGCAGCTTGTCCATGGGGAGCAGGACGCCGATGAGGCCGGTGGACGCGACGGCGACCTCGCCCGCGCCGATCTCCAGCACCTCGGCGACCTTCTCGGCCGTGGCGTGCGTGTCCTGGAAGCCCTTGGGCCCCGTACACGCGTTGGCGCCGCCGGAGTTCAGCACGACGGCGGTCAGCTCGCCGCTCTTGAGGACCTGCTCGGACCACAGCACGGGCGCGGCCTTCACGCGGTTGGAGGTGAAGACGCCGGCGGCGGCGCGGCGGGGCCCGTTGTTGACCACGAGGGCCAGGTCCGGGTTGCCGTTCTCCTTGATTCCGGCGGCGATGCCGGCCGCCGTGAATCCCTTGGCTGCCGTGACGCTCACGGTGCGACTCCGATCGTGGAAAGCCCGGTGGTCTCGTCGAGGCCGAGGGCGATGTTCATGCTCTGCAGGGCGCCGCCGGCGGTGCCCTTGGTCAGGTTGTCGATGGCGCTGACGACGATGACGCGGTCCGCCGCCGGGTCGTGGGCGACCTGCACCTGAACGGCGTTGGAGCCGTAGACGGACGCCGTCGCGGGCCACTGCCCCTCGGGGAGGAGGTGGACGAACGGCTCGTCGGCGAAGGCCTTCTCGTAGGCGGCGCGCACGGACTCGGCGGTGACGCCGGGCTTCGCCTTGGCGCTGCACGTGGCGAGAATGCCGCGGGACATCGGCGCGAGGGTGGGCGTGAAGGAGACGGAGACCGGCTCCCCGGCGGCGGTGCTGAGGTTCTGGATCATCTCCGGGGTGTGCCGGTGGCCGCCGCCCACGCCGTACGGCGACATGGACCCCATGACCTCGGAGCCCAGCAGGTGCGGCTTGACCGCCTTGCCGGCGCCGGAGGTGCCGGAGGCGGCGACGATCACGGCCTCCGGCTCGGTCAGGCCCGCCGCGTACGCCGGGAAGAGCGCGAGCGAGACGGCCGTGGGATAGCAGCCGGGGACCGCGATGCGCTTGGACCCCTCCAGCGCCGCGCGGCCGCCCGGCAGTTCGGGGAGGCCGTAGGGCCAGGTCCCGGCGTGCGCGGAGCCGTAGAACCGTTCCCAGTCGGCCGGGTTCTTCAGCCGGAAGTCGGCGCCCATGTCGATGACGAGGACCTCCGGGCCGAGCTGCTCGGCCACGGCCGCGGACTGGCCGTGCGGGAGGGCGAGGAAGACGACGTCGTGTCCCGCGAGGACCTCGGGGGTGGTCTCCCGGAGCACGCGGTCGGCCAGCGGCAGCAGGTGCGGCTGGAGCGCGCCCAGCTTCTGTCCCGCGCTGGAATGGCCGGTCAGGGCGCCGATCTCGACCTCGGGGTGCGTGAGGAGCAGGCGCAGCAGCTCTCCGCCCGCGTACCCGCTCGCTCCGGCCACCGCCGCACGTACCACCATGACTCCTCCTCCTGGATGGCATGACTATACGTTTCCATGCACGTTTATGCAATCCATGCAGGAGTCGGCCCGGAGTGATCTTTGCCCGCTCCCCCGTCCCGCCTAACCTCGGCCCGATGATCGCCGTGACGGCGCCGGCCGGCCTGGATCCGACCGGCGGCGCGGTTCCGGCGCGGGGGTTCCCGGAGGGGCCGTGGCGTCCGGCGGGCGTGAGCGGTGGCCGCCCACGCCCGCCGGTCCGCTAGCGCTGCCTGATCCGCAGGAAGGTGATCGAGTTCGCCGGGAAGGTGTAGGTGAACTTCCCCGCGACCCCGGTGACGGTGGAGGTCACCGGGGCGACCGGCGTCCCGGTCTCCGTGTTGACCGCGTCCGGGGCCGCGGCGAGGGTGGTCGCCTCCGCCTTGGAGGCGACCTTGGCGCGGCCGAGGTCGATCGCCGTGCGGGCGTCCGAGGGCTGGGCGTTGACGACCTTGACGATCAGGTCGCCGGTCTTCCGGTCCTTGGTGACGACCTGGCGGAACGGCTCGGCCGGCTTGTCGTCGGTGAAGCTGCCCCACTCCTGGCCGTCGAGGTAGAGGGTGACCTGGCGGCCGCGCACCTTGACGTCGACGTCGTAGGCGCGGCCCGTCTCGACGGACCCGGCCTTGGAGATCAGCGTCGACTTTCCGCCGTCCACGGCCTGCTCGACGGCGGACTGGGTGTTGTTCCAGCCGCCCAGGTTCCACCAGTAGAAGTTGCCGGTGTCCTTGACGCCGAACGCGACGAGGAAGCCTTCCTTGCCGGACTTCTTGGTGGCCTTCACATGCAGGTCGTAGTCGTGCCAGGCGGCGTCACCGGCCGAGACCATGGTGTTCTCGGCGGCGGTGTCGGTCTGCACGTACTGCCCGTCCTGGAGCGACCAGCTGCCGCCGCCGGTGTGCGTCCACCGCGAGGCGTCGCCGGAGAAGTCGTCGCTCAGCAGCGACGCGCCGTCCGCACCGGTCACCTTCACGTCGTCGTACGCGGCGCTCGTCGCCCAGGTCGACAGGCCGACGGCGCCCGTGATCGGGCCCTGGAGGGAGGGCGTGCCGGTGGCCGTCGAGGGCACCACCCGGTCGCCGACGTTGGTCATGAACAGCTTCTGGACCTCGTAGTTGGCGGAGTTCCAGGAGGCGTGGTTGTTGAACCACACCAGGTCCGGACGCCACTGGACGTAGTCCTCGTTGGCGAACAGCGGCGCGTAGGAGGCGAGCTTGACGACGTCGGCGTTGCGTTCGAGGCCGGTCATGAACGCGGCTTCGGCCAGGCCGTTCTTGAAGGCGTTGCCCTGGGAGGCGTACTCGCCGAGGAAGACCTTGGGGCCGCCGCGGTCGTAGGAGTCGTAGCGGTCGTTGTTCTGGAGGAACCACTGCGGACTGTTGTAGTAGTGCTCGTCGACCATGTCGACCTTGGCGTCCCGGTTGAGCTGCCAGGCCGTGTCGAAGGTCGAACCGGAGTCGTCGGGGCCGGAGTTGGAGATGACGGTGACGTCCGGGTACTTGGCCTCGACGGCGGTGCGGAACTCCTTGAATCGGGCGAAGAACTCGGTGGGGAGGTTCTCCTCGTTGCCGACCTCGAGGTGCGTGAGGTGGAAGGGCTTGGGGTGGCCCATCTGGGCGCGCTTCCTGCCCCAGGTGGAGGTGACCGGGCCGTTGGCGAACTCGATGAGGTCCAGGGTGTCCTGGATGTGGCGCTTGAGCAGCGCCTCGTCGACGACCGCCTTGTTCTGGCCACAGCCGGTGACCAGGGCGGGGACCACGGGCAGCGGCATCGCGCCGACGTCCTCGGCGAAACGGAAGTACTCGTAGTAGCCGAGGCCGTAACTCTGGTTGTAGCCCCAGAAGTTGGAGTTGACGGCGCGCTGCTCGACGGGTCCGACGGTGTCCTTCCACTGGTAGGAGCGGGCGCGCTGCCAGCCGGAGGCCTCGCTGTAGTCCTGCATGGAACCGGTGTTCACCAGGCAGCCGCCGGGAAAGCGCACGAAGCCCGGGTGCAGGGCGGCGACCTTCTCGGCCAGGTCCTTGCGCAGCCCGTTGGGCTCGTTGCGGTAGGTGTCCCGGGGGAACAGCGACACCATGTCGAGGGCGGCCGCGGCCGAGGAGGCCACCGTCAGACGGCCGTTGCTGCTGGTGCGGGCGGCGGTGAAGGACGTCCGGTACTGGACCCAGCCGCCGGTGCGCACGGCCACCGTGCGGGCGGCGGCCAGCGCCCCGTCGGCGTCCTGGAGGCTCACGGCGAGGGTGCTGCCGTGCTCGGCGCGGGCCCACACCGAGAAGTCGTACTTCTTGCCCTGCTCGACCCGGACGCCGGTGTTGTACCCGGAGTTCGTCACGGACGAGCCGGCGGCCAGCGAGAGGTAGTTGCGGTTGCGGTCGTTGAGACGTCCGGCGTCGTTCAGGACCTGCGCCGCGCCCTCGACCGTCCAGGACGTGAGCGGGGTGTACGACCTGTTGTCGACGGGGGCGTACTCGAAGGACCGGTTCTGCACGAGTTCGGCGTAGAGGCCGCCGTCGGCCGCCCGGTTGATGTCCTCGAAGAAGACGCCGTACATCGTGTCGTCGATCTTCGCGCCCTTGGCGGACGGGTCGACGGTGATGGCGTAGTCGGTCACGGACTCGGCGTGCGCCGGGGCGGGGAGCAGCGCGGTGGCGGTCAGCAGGGCCGTGACGGGAAGACCGATTCTCCAGCGCGTGCGGGCGGTGCGGGTGATGGGGGTGGTGCTGCGTGACATGGATAACTCCGCGGCTCGGTGGTGCGAGTTGTCCTGCGAGTCGTTCGAAATATCAG contains these protein-coding regions:
- a CDS encoding arginine repressor; amino-acid sequence: MSQAQDHEHPGVNGPAVPQTRTARHRRIVDILNRQAVRSQSQLAKLLSDDGLSVTQATLSRDLDELNAVKIRNTDGDLIYAVPSEGGFRTPRAPLGESAKEERMRRLSQELLISAEASANLVVLRTPPGAAQFLASAIDQAELHDILGTIAGDDTLLLISREATGGQALADHLLRLAQNGH
- a CDS encoding acetylornithine transaminase, translating into MSDANQELTARWQSAFMNNYGTPLLPLARGEGSRVWDADGKEYLDFVGGIAVNALGHAHPAVVEAVSRQIGSLGHISNFFMAEPTVALAERLLRHFGRDGRVFFCNSGAEANEAAFKIGRLTGRTRVVATEGAFHGRTMGALALTGQQGKREPFLPLPGDVTHVPFGDAQALAAAVTEETALVVLEPIQGELGVVVPPAGYLKAARAITAATGALLVLDEVQTGVGRTGQWFEYQAHEGVLPDVVTLAKGLGGGLPLGATVAFGRAADLLQPGQHGTTFGGNPVACAAGLAVLETIENEGLLENVKRQGERLRDGIEAVGHPLIDYVRGAGLLLGIVLTEPLAPQVRQAAQEAGFLVNVPAPDVIRLMPPLNLGDDEAEAFLGALPGILDAVNGDRSGE
- the argB gene encoding acetylglutamate kinase, whose translation is MSNTTRKHTALPKAQILIEALPWLVRHNGKTVVIKFGGNAMIDEDLKAAFAQDVVFLHHAGIRPVVVHGGGPQISAALDRHGIVSEFKAGLRVTTEEAMDVVRMVLAGQVQRELVGLLNQHGPLAVGLTGEDAHTITATKHQPQIDGESVDIGRVGEITAIDTGAIEALLADGRIPVVSSIARSQDDGHVYNVNADTAAAALAAALGAETLMVLTDVEGLYEDWPDSDEVISRLTASQLEKLLPELSSGMVPKMEGCLHAVRGGVNTARVIDGRVQHSILLEIFTDEGIGTMVVPDGQGEP
- the argJ gene encoding bifunctional glutamate N-acetyltransferase/amino-acid acetyltransferase ArgJ, with product MSVTAAKGFTAAGIAAGIKENGNPDLALVVNNGPRRAAAGVFTSNRVKAAPVLWSEQVLKSGELTAVVLNSGGANACTGPKGFQDTHATAEKVAEVLEIGAGEVAVASTGLIGVLLPMDKLLPGIETAAGRLSEDGGEKAAIAIKTTDTVHKTSVARGDGWTVGGMAKGAGMLAPGLATMLVVLTTDADLDSATLDKALRDATRVTFDRVDSDGCMSTNDTVLLLASGASDVSPPYEEFAAAVRTVCDDLGQQLIRDAEGASKDIKVEVVGAASEDDAVEVGRSIARNNLLKCAVHGEDPNWGRVLSAIGTTKAAFEPDRLNVAINGVWVCRNGGVGEDRDLVDMRYREVHIVADLAAGSESAVIWTNDLTADYVHENSAYSS
- the argC gene encoding N-acetyl-gamma-glutamyl-phosphate reductase, giving the protein MVVRAAVAGASGYAGGELLRLLLTHPEVEIGALTGHSSAGQKLGALQPHLLPLADRVLRETTPEVLAGHDVVFLALPHGQSAAVAEQLGPEVLVIDMGADFRLKNPADWERFYGSAHAGTWPYGLPELPGGRAALEGSKRIAVPGCYPTAVSLALFPAYAAGLTEPEAVIVAASGTSGAGKAVKPHLLGSEVMGSMSPYGVGGGHRHTPEMIQNLSTAAGEPVSVSFTPTLAPMSRGILATCSAKAKPGVTAESVRAAYEKAFADEPFVHLLPEGQWPATASVYGSNAVQVQVAHDPAADRVIVVSAIDNLTKGTAGGALQSMNIALGLDETTGLSTIGVAP
- a CDS encoding alpha-L-arabinofuranosidase C-terminal domain-containing protein, with the translated sequence MSRSTTPITRTARTRWRIGLPVTALLTATALLPAPAHAESVTDYAITVDPSAKGAKIDDTMYGVFFEDINRAADGGLYAELVQNRSFEYAPVDNRSYTPLTSWTVEGAAQVLNDAGRLNDRNRNYLSLAAGSSVTNSGYNTGVRVEQGKKYDFSVWARAEHGSTLAVSLQDADGALAAARTVAVRTGGWVQYRTSFTAARTSSNGRLTVASSAAAALDMVSLFPRDTYRNEPNGLRKDLAEKVAALHPGFVRFPGGCLVNTGSMQDYSEASGWQRARSYQWKDTVGPVEQRAVNSNFWGYNQSYGLGYYEYFRFAEDVGAMPLPVVPALVTGCGQNKAVVDEALLKRHIQDTLDLIEFANGPVTSTWGRKRAQMGHPKPFHLTHLEVGNEENLPTEFFARFKEFRTAVEAKYPDVTVISNSGPDDSGSTFDTAWQLNRDAKVDMVDEHYYNSPQWFLQNNDRYDSYDRGGPKVFLGEYASQGNAFKNGLAEAAFMTGLERNADVVKLASYAPLFANEDYVQWRPDLVWFNNHASWNSANYEVQKLFMTNVGDRVVPSTATGTPSLQGPITGAVGLSTWATSAAYDDVKVTGADGASLLSDDFSGDASRWTHTGGGSWSLQDGQYVQTDTAAENTMVSAGDAAWHDYDLHVKATKKSGKEGFLVAFGVKDTGNFYWWNLGGWNNTQSAVEQAVDGGKSTLISKAGSVETGRAYDVDVKVRGRQVTLYLDGQEWGSFTDDKPAEPFRQVVTKDRKTGDLIVKVVNAQPSDARTAIDLGRAKVASKAEATTLAAAPDAVNTETGTPVAPVTSTVTGVAGKFTYTFPANSITFLRIRQR